The following nucleotide sequence is from Fusarium graminearum PH-1 chromosome 1, whole genome shotgun sequence.
TTGGAGTGACATGTCAGGAGCTTTTATTGACAATTTGATGCTTTTTTTTATGGATCGTTGACCTGGTCAAAGTAATCACCCCACGGATTGTGCACGGAGGATGTACGTTATCAATCTCGGGCTTTAGCTTATCAGATGGAGAAAGCCGCCGGGATACCAAGGCCGATGTCGCCGGGCATAGTCCGTACCCGAATTCCTTTGGCTTGAGCAGCCGTTATTAACTATCGCTGTCATTTTATTTGGCCAGTCAGCGATCGATCAGCGCTGTTAGACGACAGTAGTTAACGGAGTTGAATACCGATGGTCCGCCTGAAGTGTCTAAGTGTAAATGAATGACGAAGGTGATTCGCCTCGGCATGTCATGGCCCGATTAGTAATGCATGCATCTTATCAGATGGAGACTAGTTTTTGGTCCCCTAGTCCAAGCTGTGTTTCTCCTCATCGACAGAGACAATCCAGACTTTTCCATCATTGAACAAAGGGATGATTGACTAATAGTTAAAGGcattaaataaataaaaaagtAGTGAAAGTTACGGGGAATTAATAGTAGACAATACATCAGTTACTGAGGTATACATCATTCAATGATATCGACAAGTGGGGCAAATCTGTGTCTTTCTTCTCCGAGGAGTACCGAGCTAATAAAAACGTAATGGCCGAGCAATCAAAGCTTACTGATTGGCCTGTGTCAGACCCACACCACCGTGAGCATGGCCCGAAATCGCCATTCTCCTCAAGTCAAAGTCCCGCCCGCAAAAACGAAAGTAACATCTTTTTTCAGATTCAATTCCATTTCCTCCAACTCCGTCATCGCTTTTCGCCTCCCAGCAACTCAACTCTGATctcgcatcatcatcacctaCAACCAACACAGAAAACACAATAGTTACATTACACCGAACTTCGACATATCAACCACCACAACTCACATATTCACATATTCACAATGTTCGCTCGAGGAATCCGTGCCGTCTCCCGAAGAGCTGCCATCGCTGCTCCTCTTGCTCGCCCTACCATTCTCCCTGCTACCCGACAGATCGCCCCCGCCGTTGCCGTCAACTCCTCGCGCTCTTACCACGAGAAGGTCCTCGACCACTACTCGCGACCCCGAAATGTTGGCTCCATGAACAAGAAGGATGCTGATGTCGGTACCGGTCTTGTCGGTGCTCCCGCCTGTGGCGATGTCATGAAGCTTCAGATTCGCGTCGACCCTGAAACCCAAAAGATCTCCgaggtcaagttcaagacaTTCGGATGTGGTTCCGCCATTGCTTCCAGCAGTTATCTTACCGAGCTTGTCCGTGGCATGAGCCTCGATGATGCcggcaaggtcaagaacacCGAGATTGCCAAGGAGCTCTGCTTGCCTCCCGTTAAGCGTACGTTATCACATCATGCAGCATATTACATTGACACTCAAACTGACTTCAATATAGTTCACTGCTCCATGTTGGCTGAGGATGCCATCAAGTCAGCCATCTCCGACTACTACACCAAGAACCCCAACGCCAAGGTCAGCAACCTCAGCGGTACTGGCATGAAGCTCCCCGAGGCCGATGCTCCCGCTGCCGCCACTGCTTAAATGTCAAGTTTGCGTCATAAAATCTTACCACACATAAAATAAAACCAACAAAAATCACTCATGGCCATTACGCCATGTCACAAACGATTGGGAAATTAGGAAAATGATACCCTCTTTGAGGcaggatggaagaagaagaagcatctcgaAATTATCAACGGGATGGCATCTTTGGAGGTGAGACTGTCTAATGAATGGAACGCTACCGTCTATTCACTCCTtttcctcatcctcgacattCAACGGGAACAATTCTTTAGGAGTATGGGGTTCtattttgcttttcttttctgccTGAACCGTAGGGGTTTTTGATTGGGCTTACTGGGGATGGCAAGGCCTGTGTAGAATGAGATGAACTGTAACAATTAGCTACAAAGCATGAATGCCAAACGTTTGAAGCATATTCTCATGATCGTTTGGTACTGATTTTGGATTCATCGGATAGGAATGCCAATCCCGTACGTTGTCTTGTGCCATTCTACCGAGGAATCCCAAATTTGCATGATATTGATATGGCAGTCTCACATCACAATTGCATGCATAAGCCACAGACAGTCTCACTGTCAGAGACGGCATAATGAGTCCGGCGGAATATTGAAGCCGTCACATGTCAGCTTTAACCATAATTAATCGGCGTCTTTCAATTCCTTCCAACGTACAGTTCTCACTAATTCGAGATGCTCATTCAACAAGATACTGCATGCGCTCTTGGCAGTGGAAATTATATTCTGGGCAGAGACGATCATGTCTCAACGACGAATGTGTAATTACCAACATAAATATTAAAGATGCAAGGGTATTCAGTAGTCAATCGATTATATGCACATCACTTACACGGAAAACGATCTAGCCGCGACTCATGCAAGGTCCAGATCTGTTTCAATCCGAGATAGCGCGTCAGCATCAGGCCATTTTCCACCAAAATCGAAAGataaaaaggaaaaaagagcCTCCACCACGTTGCATTTCGCGGGGTAGTTGGCTACTCGTTAATTGAAATGGAATCGGTTCCAACCGTTCGGTTCAAGGGAATGGGCATTTGTGGGGTTTGAGTGATGATCATAACAGCGCCATGGCTTGTGGTCGCCTCCAAGCTTGTAGCATGCTATTTATCAGTGAACTGCGTATTCTATTATGCTCTATTAATTCTCAAACACTGGGTCAACTTGCTCCCCGTAGCATCATGTCTATATAA
It contains:
- a CDS encoding iron sulfur cluster assembly protein 1 yields the protein MFARGIRAVSRRAAIAAPLARPTILPATRQIAPAVAVNSSRSYHEKVLDHYSRPRNVGSMNKKDADVGTGLVGAPACGDVMKLQIRVDPETQKISEVKFKTFGCGSAIASSSYLTELVRGMSLDDAGKVKNTEIAKELCLPPVKLHCSMLAEDAIKSAISDYYTKNPNAKVSNLSGTGMKLPEADAPAAATA